The genomic region AGTTTAAGGAAAAAATGTTAGTAATTCTAGATGTTTATGGGATTAATCACGACCCTAGAATTTGGGATGACCCAGATAAGTTTAACCCTAGACGCTTTGAAGACTTTGATAGCAGCTTATACAATTTTATTCCACAAGGAGGGGGTGACCCCACCAAAACTCATCGCTGCCCGGCAGAACCGATAACCATAGAAGTACTAAAAAACACGCTTGATTTTCTAGCAAACAAGATAACTTACGATGTTCCCGACCAAAATTTGAGCTACAGTTTAAAGAGAGCTCCTTCTTTACCACAAAGTGGATTTATCATAAGCAATGTAAAATGGAGATAGTTACTGAGGGGCTTTAAAGTTATATACTGGTTTTATTCTCTCCACAATTTTAGCTGTGGGTGTTATTGTGCTCGTGATGGCTTCCATAGGCTTGTAGGCTAATGGACATTCATCTAGTGTATTTTTGCTCACGGAAGTAGTGTGGATTTTTGACATAAGGTTCTTATATTGCTCCATTTTTAAGGATTTTCTTGCTTTTGTTCGACTCATTATTCTGCCAGCACCGTGAGGGGCAGAATAGTTCCAATCAGGGTTTCCTTTGCCCACACATATTAAACTGCCATCCTTCATGTTTAATGGCACAAGAATTTTTTCACCTTGTCGAGCAGAAACCGCTCCCTTACGTAAAATCATGCTTTTCATGTCTATATAGTTATGGATAGTAGTAAAATTTTCTACAACTTCTAGCTCCATACCATTTATTATTTCCTCAATTATAGCTTTACGGTTAATGTCTGCAAATTCTTGTATTATGGACATATCATGAAGATAGTCTTTAGATTGTCTTTTAGAAAGGTAGGCTAACGTTTTAGGCATATCAGTATTTACACACAGTTTTTCTGTAGCTTTTTTTTGATAAAGCTTTGCAATCTCGTTACCTAGATGTCTGCTGCCTGAGTGTACAACTAGGTAAAGATTATCTTGACTATCTTTATTGACCTCAATAAAGTGATTGCCCCCACCTAAGGTACCTATGCTCAATCTAGCTCTTTTTAAGTTGACCTTCTCTGCAGCTTTAAGAGCAGTTAAATCGATCCTACAGTTGAAATCATGCGCTTTTTTTCTAATATTAAAACCTGATGGTATCTTAGAATAAATAAGCTTATCTAGTTTATTCAAGTCTAATTTACGATTTCTGATTTTAATTATCTCCATACCGCATCCAATATCTACGCCAACTAGGTTGGGCACCACTTTATCCTCGATAGTCATAGTTGTTCCAATAGTACACCCCGCGCCACAATGGACATCCGGCATTATTCTTATCTTGCTTCTTTTGGTAAATTCTTGGTCACAAAGTATTTTTATCTGATTTATAGCTGCTTCTTCGATGTATTGTCCATAAGCTATAGCGGTGTTATACTTCCCTTGTAT from Proteinivorax hydrogeniformans harbors:
- a CDS encoding RtcB family protein produces the protein MRQIQGKYNTAIAYGQYIEEAAINQIKILCDQEFTKRSKIRIMPDVHCGAGCTIGTTMTIEDKVVPNLVGVDIGCGMEIIKIRNRKLDLNKLDKLIYSKIPSGFNIRKKAHDFNCRIDLTALKAAEKVNLKRARLSIGTLGGGNHFIEVNKDSQDNLYLVVHSGSRHLGNEIAKLYQKKATEKLCVNTDMPKTLAYLSKRQSKDYLHDMSIIQEFADINRKAIIEEIINGMELEVVENFTTIHNYIDMKSMILRKGAVSARQGEKILVPLNMKDGSLICVGKGNPDWNYSAPHGAGRIMSRTKARKSLKMEQYKNLMSKIHTTSVSKNTLDECPLAYKPMEAITSTITPTAKIVERIKPVYNFKAPQ